One stretch of Podospora bellae-mahoneyi strain CBS 112042 chromosome 2, whole genome shotgun sequence DNA includes these proteins:
- the GSY1 gene encoding glycogen synthase isoform 1 (COG:H; CAZy:GT3; EggNog:ENOG503NU8X), with amino-acid sequence MADDGREPREVRNHLLFEIATEVAHRVGGIYSVIKSKAPVTTAEYGDRYTLIGPLNHQSAAVEVEAIEPTNPELAATIQSMRDRGIGILYGRWLIEGAPRVLLFDTKTAYHYLNEWKTDLWNVASIPSPDNDEETNEAVVFGYLVAWFLGEFVCHEKKKAVIAHFHEWLAGVALPLCKRRRIDVTTIFTTHATLLGRYLCAGSVDFYNNLQYFDVDAEAGKRGIYHRYCIERASAHSCDVFTTVSHITAYESEHLLKRKPDGVLPNGLNVTKFSAMHEFQNLHQQSKEKIHDFVRGHFYGHYDFDPENTLYFFTAGRYEFRNKGVDMFIESLARLNHRLKSSGSKTTVVAFIIMPAQTTSLTVEALKGQAVIKSLRDTVDTIERNIGRRIFERSLKWHDGEPMPDDKEILTSQDRVLLRRRLFAMKRHGLPPIVTHNMVNDSEDPILNQIRRVQLFNHPSDRVKIIFHPEFLNSANPVLPLDYDDFVRGTHLGVFASYYEPWGYTPAECTVMGVPSITTNLSGFGCYMEELIENSSDYGIYIVDRRNKGVDDSVNQLTSSMFDFTQKSRRQRINQRNRTERLSDLLDWKRMGMEYVKARQLALRRAYPTSFNGDEEEDYIPGPEQKISRPFSVPGSPRDRTGMMTPGDFASLQEGREGLSTEDYVAWKLPEEEDPDEYPFPLTLRTKQPSGAATPPHVNGN; translated from the exons ATGGCAGACGACGGACGCGAACCTCGCGAGGTCAgaaaccacctcctcttcgaGATTGCGACAGAAGTGGCGCATCGTG TTGGTGGTATCTACTCTGTGATCAAGTCCAAGGCTCCAGTAACAACTGCTGAATATGGCGACCGTTACACGCTCATCGGACCCCTTAATCACCAGTCT GCGGccgtcgaggtcgaggcgATCgaacccaccaaccccgagcTTGCTGCGACGATTCAGTCCATGAGGGATCGTGGCATTGGTATTCTGTATGGTCGCTGGCTGATCGAGGGTGCGCCAAGAGTCCTTCTCTTTGACACGAAAACCGCATATCATTATCTGAACGAGTGGAAGACGGATCTGTGGAACGTGGCCTCTATCCCCTCCCCTGATAATGACGAGGAAACAAACGAGGCTGTTGTGTTTGGTTACCTTGTCGCATGGTTCCTTGGAGAG TTTGTGTGCCacgaaaagaagaaggctgtcATTGCCCACTTCCACGAGTGGCTCGCCGGTGTCGCCCTTCCTCTGTGCAAGAGGCGCCGTATTGATGTtaccaccatcttcaccacccacGCTACGCTTCTCGGTCGGTACCTCTGCGCCGGCTCGGTCGATTTCTACAACAACCTGCAATACTTTGACGTCGACGCCGAGGCTGGCAAGCGCGGTATCTACCATCGGTACTGCATCGAGCGGGCGTCGGCTCACTCCTGTGATGtcttcaccaccgtctcGCACATTACCGCGTACGAGAGCGAGCATCTCTTGAAGCGCAAGCCCGACGGAGTGCTGCCCAATGGTCTCAACGTCACCAAGTTCTCCGCCATGCACGAGTTCCAGAACCTTCACCAACAATCCAAGGAGAAGATCCACGACTTTGTCCGCGGTCACTTCTATGGTCATTACGATTTCGATCCTGAAAACACTCTCTACTTCTTCACGGCTGGTCGCTACGAGTTCCGGAATAAGGGTGTAGACATGTTCATCGAGTCCCTCGCTCGTCTGAACCACCGCCTCAAGAGCTCTGGCAGCAAGACCACCGTCGTTGCCTTTATCATCATGCCCGCCCAGACCACCTCGCTGACTGTGGAGGCCCTCAAGGGCCAGGCCGTTATCAAGTCGCTCAGAGACACCGTGGACACGATTGAGCGCAACATTGGCAGACGCATTTTCGAACGCTCCCTCAAGTGGCACGACGGAGAGCCGATGCCTGATGACAAGGAGATCCTCACCAGCCAGGACCGTGTCTTGCTTCGTCGCCGTCTCTTTGCCATGAAGAGGCACGGACTTCCCCCTATTGTCACGCACAACATGGTCAACGACAGCGAGGATCCTATTTTGAATCAGATCCGTCGGGTACagctcttcaaccacccATCGGACCGCGTCAAGATCATCTTCCACCCAGAGTTCCTGAACTCTGCGAACCCGGTGCTCCCGCTTGACTACGACGACTTTGTGCGTGGCACACACTTGGGTGTCTTTGCGTCGTACTACGAGCCATGGGGCTACACGCCAGCCGAATGCACCGTGATGGGTGTGCCCAGCATCACAACCAACCTTTCCGGTTTTGGCTGCTAcatggaggagttgattgaGAACTCGAGCGATTATGGTATCTACATCGTCGACCGCCGTAACAAGGGTGTGGACGACTCGGTCAACCAGCTTACCTCGAGCATGTTTGACTTTACACAAAAGAGCCGTCGCCAGCGCATCAACCAGCGCAACCGGACGGAGCGTCTGAGCGACCTCCTTGACTGGAAGCGTATGGGCATGGAATATGTCAAGGCTCGCCAGCTCGCCCTCAGACGGGCCTACCCAACCTCGTTCAatggtgacgaggaggaggactacATTCCTGGCCCCGAGCAAAAGATCTCGCGGCCATTCTCGGTGCCTGGCTCGCCCAGAGACAGGACCGGCATGATGACTCCTGGCGACTTTGCCAGTCTCCAGGAGGGTCGGGAGGGACTCAGCACTGAGGACTACGTCGCGTGGAAGCTTCC tgaggaagaggacccCGATGAGTACCCGTTCCCTCTCACCCTTCGAACCAAGCAACCCAGCGGAGCGGCGACGCCCCCTCACGTCAACGGCAACTAA
- a CDS encoding hypothetical protein (EggNog:ENOG503P54X; COG:S) — protein sequence MAGFDGTAFFALFLGFFFPPLGVALLTGCGTDVCINLCLLIFGVIPAYLHLWYLVYVYLDNKKLLKPIDGGRPFVFCDKLQRISTRNRSTASLPTPRTSTKEVQPHRSNPAVQEKPAQEQKLAAEQTSTPSAISTPVSTSGPSTKPSQKTTTQAAASEPTPAMSPLPLLDKNDGASPQAKA from the exons ATGGCAGGTTTCGACGGTACCGCATTCTTCGCCCTTTTCCTCGGATTTTTCTTCCCTCCTCTCGGTGTGGCGCTCTTAACAGGGTGTGGAACTGATGTGTGTATCAACCTCTGTCTCCTCATTTTTGG CGTGATCCCCGCCTACTTGCACCTCTGGTACCTCGTATATGTGTATCTGGACAACAAGAAGCTTCTGAAGCCAATCGACGGCGGACGTCCGTTTGTATTTTGCGATAAGCTTCAGCGAATCAGCACTCGAAACCGGAGCACCGCAAGCCTTCCAACCCCCAGGACTTCCACCAAAGAGGTACAACCCCATCGGAGCAATCCGGCCGTGCAGGAGAAGCCAGCCCAAGAGCAGAAGCTTGCTGCCGAACAGACCTCAACACCGTCTGCTATATCAACCCCAGTCTCGACATCTGGTCCTTCGACAAAACCCTCGCAGAAAACAACCACCCAAGCCGCAGCTTCGGAGCCAACCCCGGCAATGTCGCCGCTTCCACTTCTTGACAAGAATGACGGCGCTTCTCCACAGGCGAAGGCCTAG
- a CDS encoding hypothetical protein (EggNog:ENOG503P410), with amino-acid sequence MDVYNNRADGPPGGSDSSELSPQSSSSSNPEVAVDLNSAITTTTTTTATTTTTKSKRRRSFPLGFVTGVLFSSSSDPSSFVDGARAEGRPVGSSGKNSTTATALRRLSNRFPSAVESGGSEQGSLKTTTTTGPVVVRTYSGGGGDQRRRSRRGRVLSSGVATTGSSNLDVTTTTTQATLSSEETTAATMPPKQHQSGSASSKPRSGFLLGGWTWGGREQRRQEEPKLPPLEAFSFRSFVQDAGQQRHGDISADLDRIAEICARSRYSLSNQYEVHVAPHGSGAGFVTEQQQQQQQQPRSRRGKKSLAEGRLETIMSCSRSCSSEGGDGMRQQQKGRKGKEGGESSKRLERKRSASFANAIMEGEGGLVKGEVLAPRVSGSDIGVRTCSSTTATEGVWQQQQPRYYEELPHEGHQSHYTYYSQNPRSSSGNLLGSWVPWQTPASSSTPQGRRNAEGRLRELLKVPSEGRR; translated from the coding sequence ATGGATGTGTACAATAATAGGGCGGATGGCCCCCCGGGGGGATCTGATTCCTCTGAATTATCACCGcagtcctcatcttcctccaacCCTGAGGTGGCAGTCGATCTTAACTCGGCcataacaacaacaacaactactactgctactactactactaccaAATCCAAAAGAAGGAGGTCGTTCCCGTTGGGGTTTGTGACTGGGGTTTTGTTCTCTTCTAGCAGTGACCCGTCGTCTTTTGTTGACGGGGCCAGGGCGGAGGGAAGACCGGTTGGTAGTAGTGGGAAGAACAGCACCACGGCGACTgcgctgaggaggttgagcaaCAGGTTCCCTTCGGCTGTGGAGAGCGGGGGTAGTGAGCAGGGGAGtttgaagacgacgacgacgacggggccggtggtggttcgGACGTAtagcggtggtgggggggatcAGCGACGTCGGAGCCGGCGCGGTCGTGTGTTGAGTTCTGGGGTGGCTACGACTGGTAGTTCGAATCTTGACGTCACTACCACCACTACGCAAGCAACACTGTCATCCGAagaaacaacagcagcaaccatgCCGCCGAAACAACACCAGTCAGGGTCGGCGTCGTCGAAACCGCGATCGGGGTTCTTGCTGGGGGGTTGGACatggggggggagggaacagcgacgacaagaagaaccTAAACTCCCGCCTCTGGAGGCGTTTTCGTTTAGGTCTTTTGTTCAGGATGCGGGCCAGCAGCGGCATGGTGATATCAGTGCTGATTTGGATAGGATAGCGGAGATTTGTGCTAGGAGTCGGTACTCGTTGTCGAATCAGTACGAGGTTCATGTTGCGCCTCATGGGTCGGGGGCGGGGTTTGTGAcggaacaacaacaacaacaacaacaacaaccgagGAGTAGGAGGGGGAAAAAGAGTTTGgctgaggggaggttggagacTATTATGAGCTGTAGTCGGAGTTGTTCCTctgaagggggagatgggatgagacAACAACAGAAGGGGCGAAAGGgcaaggagggtggggagtcAAGtaagaggttggagaggaaacGGTCGGCGAGTTTCGCGAATGCGATtatggagggtgagggggggctGGTtaagggggaggtgttggcgCCGAGGGTGAGTGGGAGTGATATTGGGGTTAGGACTTGCTCTAGTACTACCGCTACTGAGGGTgtgtggcagcagcagcagccacggTATTATGAAGAGCTGCCACATGAGGGGCACCAGAGCCACTACACTTATTACAGCCAAAACCCGAGATCGTCAAGCGGGAATTTGCTTGGGAGCTGGGTGCCGTGGCAGACACcggcttcatcatcaacaccacaggGAAGGAGGAATGcagaggggaggttgagggagttgCTCAAGGTGCCgtcggaggggaggaggtga
- a CDS encoding hypothetical protein (EggNog:ENOG503Q4MW; COG:S) codes for MGFFSRIKKNKSLDGGGGGGGAAHYDPRFSNDQTTTPRSNSYDPRDYQLSGSGFRAMVTGNSPRLIAQLPEGVLRRIFGLVCPHARDESYETFEGSAMMIVGGEEERCMLCDMRDLAHCVGVCRRWRGEGVKVLYHSIRLDPVHYCPLEPILSDRRKRRSFFDRNGSPEDPCLMRLKLLCRTLREDPVRRGALVRYLKMPYMLREAAQPDLARTIAVTPGLRYVDLPEGLFTDEPGFVTLRLEVQARCLELRKMSYMRGSENSLQALATGRVWTRLEVLELNRIGMDGGMLRLVLGGLGVLKALKMSEMDVGDEVFSSGWEEQLPPFPGTIEELVLTDCKNITGDGLRSWLSTSPESRERLRVLTLNNTGVRVWGLHSIISLARGLKHLSIVERVTVAMPSSPDLQPLRSTTLETLRYEITSATPTKKYGSPPHNSSSITSSYYTYLATSLLSGGLPQLRSAYVRDTTFPDLLLGLPPLPLPSFSSSPARPGSSSSITPFSSSPSRPANFGGLPPLQPGSSLPNSNPFSPGHRPQGSLSSLSPFGQNQQQTNRFSSNNPFASLTTAHNAFLNLPAKLEVFTKSEEDDALNWNFVRIGGGGGGGGRQNKGERPVSSYGLGADILGDTGGWSSGAGARRSVLVGGRGEGGGFLAVPTNVPRGRQEEEQQQEEWPRPRTRDGEGRRERLDLWR; via the exons atgggcttcttctcgcGCATAAAAAAGAACAAGTcgcttgatggtggtggtggtggtggtggggcggCGCATTACGATCCTAGGTTCAGCAATGACCAaacgacaacaccacgaTCCAACAGTTATGACCCGAGAGACTACCAACTATCCGGCTCTGGGTTCAGGGCCATGGTGACGGGCAATTCCCCTAGATTGATTGCCCAACTGCCCGAGGGGGTGCTACGGCGTATCTTCGGACTGGTGTGCCCCCATGCCAGGGACGAGAGCTACGAGACGTTTGAGGGGAGCGCAATGATGattgttgggggggaagaggagaggtgCATGCTTTGTGACATGAGGGATTTGGCGCATTGCGTTGGGGTGTGtagacggtggaggggggagggggtcaaGGTTTT GTATCATAGTATACGACTCGATCCGGTGCATTACTGCCCTCTGGAACCGATACTTTCTGATCGAAGAAAACGCCGCTCGTTTTTTGACAGGAATGGCTCGCCGGAGGATCCGTGTttgatgaggctgaagcTGCTGTGTCGGACGTTGAGGGAGGACCCGGTTAGGAGGGGGGCGTTGGTGAGATATCTCAAGATGCCGTACATGCTTAGGGAAGCGGCGCAGCCGGATTTGGCGAGGACGATTGCGGTTACGCCGGGGTTGAGATATGTTGATTTACCAGAGGGCTTGTTTACCGACGAGCCGGGGTTTGTGACGTTGCGGCTGGAGGTCCAGGCGAGGTGtttggagttgaggaagatgagctACATGCGCGGGAGCGAGAACTCTTTGCAGGCGCTggcgacggggagggtgtggacgaggctggaggtgttggagctGAATAGGATAGGGATGGAcggggggatgttgaggttggtgttgggtgggttgggggtctTGAAGGCGCTGAAGATGTCGGAGATGGATGTCGGGGATGAGGTTTTTTCGAGTGGGTGGGAGGAGCAGCTGCCTCCTTTTCCGGGGACGATTGAGGAGTTGGTTTTGACCGACTGCAAGAATATCACTGGGGATGGCCTGAGGTCGTGGCTATCCACCTCCCCTGAATCACGAGAGCGGCTCCGGGTGCTGACCCTTAACAACACTGGTGTCCGCGTTTGGGGGCTACACTCGATCATATCCCTCGCTCGCGGATTGAAACACCTCTCCATCGTCGAAAGGGTCACCGTCGCCatgccttcctctccagacctccaacccctcagGAGCACCACCCTCGAAACCCTCCGCTACGAAATCACCTCCGCGACCCCAACCAAGAAATACGGCTCCCCACCACACAACTCCTCAAGCATAACCTCATCCTACTACACCTACctggccacctccctcctatCAGGCGGCCTGCCACAACTCCGCTCCGCCTACGTAAGGGACACCACCTtccccgacctcctcctcggcctaCCGCCTCTCCCTTTACCCTCCTTTAGTTCCTCCCCCGCCCGACCaggcagctcctcctccataaCACCCTTTTCGTCATCCCCATCAAGACCCGCCAATTTCGGTGGTCTCCCCCCCTTACAACCCGGCTCCTCACtacccaactccaaccccttctcccccggcCACCGCCCCCAAGGCAGCCTGTCCAGCCTCTCCCCCTTTGGtcagaaccaacaacaaaccaatcgcttcagcagcaacaaccccttcgccagcctcaccaccgcccacaacgcctttctcaacctccccgcaAAGCTGGAAGTTTTTACAAAATCCGAAGAGGACGACGCGCTAAACTGGAATTTTGTCcgcatcggcggcggcggtggcggcggtgggagaCAAAACAAGGGGGAGAGACCAGTAAGCAGTTACGGCTTAGGTGCTGATATCTTGGGTGACACAGGCGGTTGGAGCTCTGGTGCCGGGGCAAGGAGGAGCGTGcttgttggtgggaggggggagggaggcgggtTTTTGGCTGTTCCCACCAATGTGCCGAGGGGGAgacaagaggaggaacagcaacaagaagagtGGCCTAGGCCGAGGACGcgggacggggaggggaggagggagaggttggattTGTGGAGGTGA
- a CDS encoding hypothetical protein (EggNog:ENOG502QQ2I; COG:S): MRKNRNRKKNGGGGNNQGGNNPHQGNNSHQGNSSPHGSNSHQGNNSNRGNNHHNVNNNHHNSGRNGKSTNKWNRNHGNNQNGNGNNNQNGNNSNTGSQNGNRNNNNNQNGNWNNSNYQTGHWKKRRQQYWQLIAGAEHVGQSQVLSMFLGHSIRIGLLAQSYATVCHATGGYKSTDEFITKHRAQIHDCELFCVQGRFQDSSITPHSLADKIEQCLEQHAAFIYEQWILHDHLTHYPGFRMEDFLAYIRGFSTYAWEPVINAEVAQGNDTDEDVVMVDDGSSHTIYLAQLCKFAPLPYLTVRFGIVDPDVPGHSFM, encoded by the coding sequence ATGAGGAAGAACCgcaacagaaaaaagaacggtggcggtggcaaCAACCAGGGGGGTAACAATCCTCACCAAGGTAACAACTCTCACCAAGGTAACAGCTCCCCCCATGGCAGCAACTCTCACCAAGGTAACAACTCCAACCGcggcaacaaccaccacaacgtTAATAATAATCACCACAACAGCGGGCGTAATGGCAAGTCGACCAACAAGTGGAACAGGAACCACGGCAATAACCAGAATGGCAATGGCAATAACAACCAGAACGGTAACAACAGTAACACCGGGAGCCAGAATGGCAACAGGAATAACAACAATAACCAAAATGGAAACTGGAATAACAGCAACTACCAGACCGGGCACTGGAAGAAACGGCGTCAGCAATACTGGCAGCTCATTGCCGGAGCAGAGCACGTGGGTCAAAGCCAAGTTCTCAGCATGTTCCTGGGCCATAGCATCCGGATAGGTCTGCTAGCACAAAGCTACGCAACCGTGTGTCACGCAACCGGAGGCTACAAGTCCACAGACGAGTTTATCACCAAGCACAGAGCCCAAATCCACGACTGCGAGTTGTTTTGCGTCCAAGGCCGGTTCCAGGACTCGTCCATCACACCACATTCCCTCGCCGACAAGATCGAACAGTGCCTGGAGCAGCACGCGGCATTCATTTACGAGCAATGGATCCTGCACGACCACCTAACCCACTACCCTGGCTTCAGAATGGAGGACTTTCTCGCTTATATCCGGGGCTTCTCTACCTACGCCTGGGAGCCTGTCATCAACGCGGAGGTTGCGCAGGGGAATGAcactgatgaggatgttgtcATGGTTGACGACGGGAGCAGTCATACGATTTACCTCGCCCAGCTTTGCAAATTTGCGCCGCTGCCTTACCTCACTGTCAGGTTTGGTATTGTTGACCCGGATGTACCGGGGCATAGTTTTATGTAG
- the LSK1 gene encoding serine/threonine protein kinase, CMGC, CDC2/CDK subfamily (EggNog:ENOG503NUEM; COG:D), giving the protein MDHQHQHQHKHQQSSAQRRRRNFGPPPNGSHRPLERQQIHPRVEHDLGMTTSRRPSESAAAAAVNRSSAPARERDRERERDRKQQHQQHQHQHRHPPSPLPNPNLPPPPPPPPPPPPRGRSPQSSKSEYPHRRRDRSRSTDYRPSRSSRPSQRSPHSRRDRSRERDRDRGRDREPARSRDRHPPADRHRSRERSSRSRKDARDRQGSRSRRRASRSPASVKRPRSPSPSSIGGSQPKKSRRDRSPGRAEKDAPKSLPPKPPRRDPSPASRARRSRSPEGRDHRRPKTSKRAGRSRSPSASRRRRSRSRGAETAASQSTRRRSRSRQRSPRAEHRRRSGSGSRPRSPAARGARRPPSVDTGSHRKPSFDLNSTRTPHGALLPGSPRDSRAANPTKSEAPTDESNKTSGKFDPSSGSNSIEVSMGTRGNYRGGFNPQQHNYPPRGGYGQSSGQGTPASSFHGSPPAQSPYAGSGRGWNGAQQFSPPGSVRRPKNAVLANSHGNSQYSQPYPHNNYGPPTGPQNHYHSNQTQTPPYAPTGPASQYPAGSYRGGHRGGPGGFRSGAFGGGRGAPRGGFKSAWNSSHPDGRTSDPSHTSNHQSPEAHDKSEAKDVLMQDADNPFRPSKELQVEDASKEDKSKDDKMAPPTSRAPPTGPQSQTPNKFSFSMKTASKPVVAVPRPEISIKFNAPAAPREPTAASNPLQRAPPTKPERDRERERDRDRDRDRERDRDRDRDRDRDRDRDRDRDRDRDRDRSGYPRNAPTEPASARSRPNDHRRPHDLPSRQPDPTPKTRKVKKMMKRLKEKPKLPEDLARSKSVFFRRPGNESVVGSGTYGKVFKGVNVYTKKLVALKRIRMEGERDGFPVTAVREIKLLRSLKHTNVVELQEVMVESNECFMVFEYLSHDLTGLLNHPNYTLEPAHKKHLARQLFEGLDYLHTRGVLHRDIKAANILVSNEGVLKLADFGLARFYAKHHQLDYTNRVITIWYRSPELLLGETQYGPAVDIWSAACVLVEIFTKRAIFPGDGSEINQLDKIHSVLGTPTRSEWPDIVEMPWFELLRPTVRMASQFEERYKGVVTPMAYELLRSMFRYDPKKRPSAGEVLRHGYFTEEEPEARQAVELRDVQGDWHEFESKALRREKEKKEREEKDRKEREKKGVATAKGEKEKGERKRPIEGGGDAAQREAKRPHVEGGSGSGSGSKAR; this is encoded by the exons ATggaccaccagcaccagcaccagcacaaGCACCAGCAGTCCTCAGCACAGCGTCGGCGTCGAAACTTTGGTCCCCCGCCCAATGGCAGCCACCGTCCTCTCGAACGCCAACAAATCCACCCTCGGGTTGAGCATGATCTCGGCATGACTACTTCACGCAGACCGTCCgaatccgccgccgccgctgccgtgAATCGGTCCTCTGCACCTGCTCGCGAACGAGATAGAGAAAGAGAGCGAGACAGgaaacagcaacaccagcaacaccagcaccagcaccgccatcctccctcaccatTGCCGAATCCGaaccttccaccaccaccaccgccgccgccacctccccctccccgaggCCGTTCCCCGCAGTCATCAAAGTCTGAATATCCCCATCGCCGTCGCGACCGGAGCCGCAGCACCGATTACCGCCCCAGTCGTTCCTCTCGCCCATCTCAGCGTTCGCCCCATAGTCGTCGAGACCGTTCCCGCGAGCGTGACCGTGATCGTGGCCGTGACCGCGAACCAGCCCGCTCCCGCGATCGCCATCCACCGGCGGACCGCCACCGTTCACGGGAAAGGTCTTCCAGGTCTAGGAAAGACGCTCGCGATCGTCAGGGTTCTCGCTCTCGCCGGCGTGCATCGCGTTCCCCAGCATCCGTGAAGCGTCCGCGCAGCCCCAGTCCATCATCCATTGGAGGGTCGCAGCCGAAGAAGTCTCGGCGGGACCGTAGTCCAGGAAGGGCAGAGAAGGACGCGCCGAAATCTCTGCCACCAAAGCCCCCACGTCGTGATCCGTCACCAGCATCCCGTGCCCGTCGTTCAAGGTCTCCGGAAGGCCGTGACCATCGGCGGCCAAAGACTAGCAAACGGGCAGGACGGTCAAGGTCACCGAGTGCGTCTCGCCGGCGGAGATCCCGGTCTCGTGGAGCGGAAACTGCTGCGTCCCAATCAACACGTCGACGTAGCAGGTCCCGTCAGCGATCTCCCCGTGCAGAGCACCGACGTCGGTCGGGATCCGGATCGCGCCCTCGTAGTCCAGCTGCGCGGGGTGCTAGGAGGCCCCCTTCTGTTGATACTGGGTCGCACCGCAAGCCCAGCTTCGATCTGAACTCTACTCGGACGCCACACGGAGCCTTACTTCCCGGTTCTCCGCGTGATTCGAGAGCAGCTAACCCTACTAAAAGCGAAGCCCCCACCGACGAGTCTAACAAGACCTCTGGCAAGTTTGATCCATCGTCTGGTTCCAACAGCATCGAGGTCAGCATGGGAACAAGGGGCAATTACCGCGGCGGTTTCAATCCCCAACAACATAACTATCCTCCCCGCGGTGGCTACGGCCAGTCTTCGGGGCAAGGGACACCTGCATCATCCTTTCACGGTTCTCCGCCAGCACAGTCACCGTATGCTGGAAGCGGACGAGGATGGAATGGTGCACAGCAGTTTTCACCGCCAGGGTCAGTCCGGCGCCCCAAGAATGCAGTGCTCGCTAACTCACACGGCAACAGCCAATATTCCCAGCCATATCCACACAACAATTATGGGCCGCCTACCGGTCCTCAGAATCATTATCATTCCAATCAGACACAGACTCCGCCATACGCACCCACAGGCCCAGCATCTCAGTATCCTGCGGGCTCATATCGTGGTGGGCACAGAGGCGGACCTGGGGGGTTCCGGAGTGGTGCATtcggtggtggccgtgggGCACCGCGCGGTGGCTTCAAGAGTGCATGGAACTCATCCCACCCCGATGGACGGACCTCGGATCCATCCCACACCAGCAATCATCAGTCTCCAGAGGCTCATGACAAGTCAGAGGCGAAAGATGTGTTGATGCAGGATGCTGATAACCCCTTCAGGCCATCTAAAGAATTGCAGGTTGAAGACGCAAGCAAGGAGGACAAGTCGAAAGATGACAAGATGGCTCCTCCGACAAGCCGTGCTCCGCCGACTGGGCCCCAGTCCCAGACACCCAACAAGTTCAGCTTCAGCATGAAGACTGCGTCAAAGCCGGTCGTGGCGGTTCCACGGCCCGAGATATCGATCAAGTTTAACGCTCCTGCTGCCCCACGAGAGCCCACTGCTGCTTCCAATCCTCTTCAGAGAGCACCCCCTACGAAGCCCGAGCGAGACAGAGAGCGAGAACGGGATAGAGATAGGGATAGGGACAGGGAGAGGGATCGAGATCGAGATAGGGATAGGGACCGAGATAGGGACAGGGACCGAGATAGGGATCGGGATAGAGATAGGGACAGATCCGGATATCCCAGAAATGCTCCCACTGAGCCTGCCTCGGCCCGCTCTCGTCCGAACGACCACCGCAGACCTCACGACCTGCCTAGCAGGCAACCAGATCCCACGCCCAAGACACGCAaagtgaagaagatgatgaagcgtctcaaggagaagccaaAGCTCCCAGAAGATCTGGCGCGGTCCAAGTCGGTGTTCTTCCGCAGACCAGGCAACGAGTCGGTGGTCGGGTCGGGCACATACGGCAAGGTGTTTAAAGGGGTAAACGTCTACACCAAGAAGCTCGTGGCGCTCAAGCGGATCCGTATGGAGGGTGAACGCGACGGTTTTCCCGTCACGGCAGTGCGAGAAATCAAACTTCTCCGCTCGCTCAAGCACACCAATGTGGTTGAGCTGCAAGAAGTCATGGTCGAGTCGAACGAGTGCTTCATGGTGTTTGAGTACCTCTCGCACGACCTGACGGGTCTGCTGAACCACCCCAACTACACCCTGGAGCCGGCTCACAAGAAGCATCTGGCCAGACAGCTgtttgaggggttggattACCTGCACACGAGGGGGGTCCTGCACAGGGACATCAAAGCGGCGAACATCTTGGTTTCTAACGAGGGCGTCTTGAAGCTGGCCGACTTTGGACTGGCGCGGTTCTATgccaagcaccaccagcttGACTACACCAACCGTGTCATCACCATTTGGTACCGGTCCCCggagctgttgctgggggaGACGCAGTATGGTCCCGCGGTGGATATCTGGTCTGCGGCGTGCGTGCTGGTGGAGATTTTTACCAAGAGGGCGATTTTTCCTGGGGATGGGAGCGAGATTAATCAGCTGGACAAGATACACTCTGTACTGGGGACGCCGACGAGGTCGGAGTGGCCGGATATTGTGGAGATGCCGTGGTTTGAGCTACTGAGGCcgacggtgaggatggcgagccAGTTTGAGGAGAGGTATAAGGGGGTTGTGACGCCGATGGCGTATGAGCTGTTGAGGAGCATGTTTAGGTATGATCCGAAAAAGAGGCCGAGcgcgggggaggtgttgaggcaTGGGTATTTTactgaggaggagccagAGGCTAGGCAGGCGGTTGA GCTGAGAGATGTCCAGGGTGATTGGCATGAATTCGAGAGCAAggcgttgaggagggagaaggagaagaaggaacgggaggagaaggatcggaaggagagggagaagaagggggttgcCACGGCcaagggggaaaaggaaaagggggagaggaagaggccgattgagggaggtggggatgctgcgcagagggaggcgaagaggccgcatgtggaggggggttcGGGGTCGGGGTCGGGGTCAAAAGCGAGATGA